A stretch of Tenrec ecaudatus isolate mTenEca1 chromosome 2, mTenEca1.hap1, whole genome shotgun sequence DNA encodes these proteins:
- the SLC37A1 gene encoding glucose-6-phosphate exchanger SLC37A1 encodes MYSASSLRTEAPCLVVTSMARLPVGIRILVSFSRDQWYRAFTFFLTFLLYASFHLSRKPISIVKGELHQDCAAVTEGEVQLNSPGRPAGYRGPQQPLDNGTDCGWAPFDKDNYQQLLGALDYSFLCAYAVGMYLSGIIGERLPIRYYLTFGMLASGAFTALFGLGYFYNIHSLGFYVVTQIINGLVQTTGWPSVVACLGNWFGKGRRGLIMGIWNSHTSVGNILGSLIAGYWVSTCWGLSFIVPGAIVAAMGIVCFLFLIEHPRDIKCSSMLPTHSRGRENGTDRCRLPKQILHSEKRTLLDTETQCLLLSDGRGSVHPNHFIILQAEGTSSTAAISFTGALRIPGVIEFSLCLLFAKLVSYTFLFWLPLYITSVDHLDAQHAGELSTLFDVGGIFGGILAGLVSDRLEKRASTCGLMLLLAAPTLYAFSAISKMGLEATIAMLLLSGVLVSGPYALITTAVSADLGTHKSLKGNAHALATVTAIIDGTGSVGAAVGPLLAGLISPSGWNNVFYMLMFADACALLCLIRLIHKELGCTGKPAGDQVP; translated from the exons ATGTACAGCGCCTCCTCCCTCAGGACCGAAGCTCCGTGCTTAGTGGTGACATCAATGGCTCGGCTCCCTGTCGGCATCCGCATCCTCGTCTCCTTCTCAAGGGACCAGTG GTACAGAGCCTTCACGTTCTTTTTGACGTTTTTGCTGTATGCAAGTTTCCACCTATCTCGAAAGCCCATCAGCATAGTGAAG GGTGAGCTGCACCAGGACTGTGCCGCTGTGACGGAGGGCGAGGTCCAGCTCAACAGCCCAGGCAGACCAGCTGGCTACCGAGGCCCCCAGCAACCACTGGACAATGGGACCGACTGCGGCTGGGCGCCATTTG ACAAGGACAACTACCAACAGCTGCTTGGGGCCTTGGACTACTCCTTCCTGTGCGCATATGCCGTCGGCATGTACCTGAG TGGCATCATAGGGGAGCGCCTGCCAATTAGGTATTATCTGACCTTCGGGATGCTCGCCAGTGGCGCCTTCACCGCCTTGTTCGGGTTGGGCTATTTCTACAACATCCACAGTTTGGGATTCTACGTGGTCACTCAG ATCATCAATGGCCTTGTGCAGACCACCGGCTGGCCCAGTGTGGTCGCCTGCCTCGGCAACTGGTTTGGGAAAGGAAG GCGAGGTCTGATTATGGGCATCTGGAATTCCCACACCTCCGTGGGCAACATTTTGGGGTCCTTGATTGCTGGCTACTGGGTGTCCACGTGTTGGGGCCTGTCCTTCATCGTACCTGGGGCTATTGTGGCGGCCATGGGAATAGTGTGCTTTCTCTTCCTCATCGAAC ATCCGAGGGACATCAAGTGCTCGTCCATGCTGCCAACG CATTCCAGAGGCCGTGAGAATGGCACCGACAGGTGTAGGCTCCCGAAGCAAATCCTGCACAGCGAGAAGCGCACGCTTCTG GACACGGAGACCCAGTGCTTGCTGCTGTCCGATGGGAGGGGCTCCGTCCATCCCAACCACTTCATCATCCTCCAAGCCGAGGGCACCAGTTCCACAGCCGCCATCAGCTTCACAGGGGCCTTGAGGATCCCA GGGGTGATAGAGTTCTCTCTCTGCTTGCTGTTTGCCAAGCTCGTCAGCTACACGTTCCTCTTCTGGCTTCCTCTCTACATCACGAGCGTGG ACCACCTCGATGCCCAGCATGCGGGGGAGCTCTCCACCCTGTTTGACGTGGGCGGCATCTTTG GTGGGATCCTGGCAGGCCTGGTCTCAGACCGTCTAGAGAAGAGAGCCTCCACCTGTGGCCTGATGCTGCTGCTCGCCGCACCCACG CTCTACGCGTTCTCGGCCATCAGTAAGATGGGGCTGGAAGCCACGATCG CGATGCTGCTGCTCAGCGGGGTCCTGGTCAGCGGGCCCTACGCACTGATCACCACTGCTGTCTCCGCCGACCTG GGGACCCATAAGAGTCTGAAAGGAAACGCTCATGCCCTTGCCACTGTGACTGCCATCATCGATGGGACCGGCTCTGTGG